Proteins co-encoded in one Armatimonadota bacterium genomic window:
- a CDS encoding MFS transporter, with translation MLAWLAPDGQRILAARAVRTFAYGFQAVLLGVYLNRAGWAPWQVGAILTATLLGSAALTAVFAATADRYGRRRILMLSALGMVGSGVAFAVTTSYPVLLLVALTGTVGVTTGEVGPFLSLEQAMLPLTTSADRRTRAFSLYNLVGALAGSLGALAAGVPALLQRAGLTADDAFRVMFLVYAALGMVTLRLFSRLGPHVEAVTVAQAASGLRRSRGTVLRLAALFVVDSLAGGFVVQSMIAFYFSARWGAGPDVLGPVFLGAGLLQAASFYAAGRLGERIGLVNTMVATHLPSNVLLMAIPLAPSLAWAIGLLLARFALSQMDVPVRQSYVVAVVDPEERIAAAGLTNIVRNVAQATTPLVAGASMQLVGLGAPFVIAGAMKIAYDLLLFACFRHIRPPEETGRMPAGATPRAAAAEPVPPAPAATGRTPWNAP, from the coding sequence GTGCTGGCCTGGCTTGCGCCCGACGGGCAGCGCATCCTGGCAGCGCGCGCCGTCCGCACGTTCGCGTACGGCTTCCAGGCGGTGCTGCTGGGCGTCTACCTGAACCGGGCCGGCTGGGCCCCCTGGCAGGTCGGGGCCATTCTCACGGCAACCCTGCTCGGCTCGGCGGCGCTGACCGCGGTGTTCGCCGCCACCGCGGACCGCTACGGCCGACGCCGCATCCTGATGTTGTCGGCGCTGGGCATGGTAGGCAGCGGTGTCGCCTTCGCCGTCACCACATCCTACCCTGTGCTGCTCCTCGTCGCGCTCACGGGGACCGTCGGCGTCACCACCGGGGAGGTCGGTCCGTTCCTGTCGCTCGAACAGGCCATGCTCCCCCTGACCACCTCCGCCGACCGCCGCACCCGTGCCTTCTCGCTGTACAACCTGGTGGGCGCGCTGGCAGGTTCGCTCGGCGCGCTGGCGGCCGGGGTGCCGGCGCTGCTGCAGCGGGCGGGGCTGACCGCCGACGACGCGTTCCGTGTCATGTTCCTGGTGTACGCCGCGCTCGGCATGGTCACGCTGAGGTTGTTCAGCCGGCTGGGCCCGCACGTGGAGGCGGTGACGGTGGCGCAGGCCGCCAGTGGCCTGCGGCGCTCGCGGGGCACCGTGCTGCGGCTGGCGGCGCTGTTCGTCGTGGACTCGCTGGCGGGCGGCTTCGTCGTGCAGAGCATGATCGCGTTCTACTTCAGCGCGCGGTGGGGGGCCGGGCCCGACGTGTTGGGGCCCGTCTTCCTGGGCGCGGGCCTGCTCCAGGCGGCGTCGTTCTACGCCGCCGGGCGGCTGGGCGAGCGCATCGGGCTGGTCAACACCATGGTGGCGACCCACCTGCCGTCCAACGTGCTGCTGATGGCGATCCCGCTGGCGCCGTCGCTGGCGTGGGCGATCGGCCTGCTGCTGGCGCGGTTCGCCCTGTCGCAGATGGACGTGCCCGTGCGGCAGTCCTACGTCGTGGCCGTGGTCGACCCGGAAGAGCGCATCGCGGCAGCCGGCCTGACCAACATCGTGCGCAACGTGGCGCAGGCCACGACCCCGCTGGTGGCGGGAGCGTCGATGCAGCTGGTGGGGCTCGGCGCGCCCTTCGTGATCGCCGGCGCCATGAAGATCGCCTACGACCTGTTGCTGTTCGCGTGCTTCCGGCACATTCGGCCGCCGGAGGAGACGGGGCGGATGCCCGCGGGGGCGACGCCACGGGCCGCGGCCGCGGAGCCCGTGCCGCCTGCGCCCGCGGCGACGGGCCGGACGCCCTGGAACGCGCCGTGA
- a CDS encoding glutamate-cysteine ligase family protein — MAAADGRNGAVVADARRLQAAIEDLTAQLAQRFPARVRGLRRVGREAEFPLVWPDGRAAPVARLWDGLRTHSAARVRYDDPDRTVIARVDVGGAGYEVEVGRATVEVVLPPVDDLHTLAQVSASAIGRLVQVATAARLRVLGYGIQPRTQARAGLITPKRRYAAFYRSLGRPWLPFTTTASDQVHVDVGRDEVVGVVNVLNLLSGAIIALTANSSVYAGRVGRFCSGREGLLWGLGERHGMPPRPFADLEDYVRFVCQQPCAVLRRGPSYAAYGRPLAAYLQTRGPDLDAFLWHEHYLWYSARPRAQHATVEVRPACQQPPEDPLAAAALALALVEGWREAQALVAEALGGDALGRRAWRVMAAYRRAAVRCGVRAPEPAPRFLARLLDVATDALRRRGRGEERLLDGLRRRLETRRLPADDAVTTFRRGGAAALVAARAL, encoded by the coding sequence ATGGCGGCCGCAGACGGGCGAAACGGGGCGGTGGTCGCGGACGCCCGGCGGCTCCAGGCGGCGATCGAGGACCTGACCGCGCAGCTCGCGCAGCGGTTCCCGGCGCGGGTCCGCGGGCTGCGCCGCGTGGGCCGTGAGGCTGAGTTCCCCCTGGTCTGGCCCGACGGTCGGGCCGCGCCGGTGGCCCGCCTGTGGGACGGGCTGCGCACGCACAGCGCCGCCCGCGTCCGCTACGACGACCCCGACCGGACCGTCATCGCGCGCGTGGACGTCGGCGGCGCGGGCTACGAGGTCGAGGTCGGCCGCGCCACGGTCGAGGTGGTGCTGCCGCCCGTCGACGACCTGCACACGCTGGCGCAGGTGTCGGCGTCCGCTATCGGCCGGCTGGTGCAGGTGGCCACCGCTGCGCGCCTGCGCGTGCTGGGCTACGGCATCCAGCCCCGGACCCAGGCCCGCGCCGGCCTGATCACGCCCAAGCGCCGGTACGCCGCGTTCTACCGCAGCCTCGGGCGGCCGTGGTTGCCGTTCACCACCACGGCCAGTGACCAGGTGCACGTGGACGTCGGGCGCGACGAGGTCGTCGGGGTGGTCAACGTCCTCAACCTGCTCTCCGGAGCGATCATCGCGCTCACGGCGAACTCGTCGGTCTACGCGGGGCGCGTGGGGCGGTTCTGCTCGGGGCGGGAAGGCCTGCTGTGGGGGCTGGGCGAGCGCCACGGCATGCCGCCCCGGCCGTTTGCCGACCTCGAGGACTACGTCCGGTTCGTCTGCCAGCAGCCGTGCGCCGTGCTGCGGCGCGGCCCCTCGTACGCGGCGTACGGCCGTCCGCTGGCGGCCTACCTGCAGACGCGCGGCCCGGACCTCGACGCGTTCCTCTGGCACGAGCACTACTTGTGGTACAGCGCGCGGCCCCGCGCGCAGCACGCCACCGTGGAGGTGCGGCCGGCCTGCCAGCAGCCGCCCGAGGACCCGCTGGCCGCCGCGGCCCTGGCGCTCGCCCTGGTGGAGGGCTGGCGCGAGGCGCAGGCGCTGGTGGCCGAGGCGCTCGGGGGCGATGCGCTGGGGCGCCGCGCGTGGCGAGTGATGGCGGCCTACCGGCGCGCCGCCGTCCGCTGCGGCGTGCGCGCGCCCGAGCCGGCCCCCCGGTTCCTGGCGCGCCTGCTGGACGTGGCGACCGACGCGCTGCGACGGCGCGGGCGGGGCGAAGAGCGCTTGCTGGACGGCCTGCGGCGCCGCCTCGAGACGCGGCGGCTGCCGGCCGACGACGCCGTGACCACGTTTCGCCGCGGCGGGGCTGCGGCGCTGGTGGCGGCGCGGGCGCTGTAG
- the pckA gene encoding phosphoenolpyruvate carboxykinase (ATP) — MEEGIRSRHGLELQGIEPGAVAWNLPPAALYEHAIRRREGHLAADGQLVVVTVPHTGRSPQDKFVVREPSSEAHIWWGRHNRPIPPENFERLHRRLQAYLRGRDLFVQDLFVCADPRYRRGVRVITEYAWHSLFARTMFIVPDERTRAQHTPEITVIDAPGFLANPAEDGTRSEVFILLHPARKLVLIGGTTYGGEIKKSVFTLLNYLLPLEGVLSMHCSANRGPAGDVALFFGLSGTGKTTLSVDPDRALIGDDEHGWSDEGIFNFEGGSYAKTIRLSKEGEPQIYQATHMFGTILENVVMDPLTRRLDLDDDALTENTRAAFPITYMPNVWPGGVAGHPRAVVFLTCDAFGVMPPIARLTPEQAMYHFLTGYTAIVAGTEKGITEPTATFSACFGAPFMAQRPTVYAQMLGERLRRHGTTVWLVNTGWSGGAQGAGGERIKLAYTRAMVRAAVAGVLDDVPATPDPVFGVLVPERVPDVPAEILHPRATWADPAAYDAKARDLVAMFHRAFEEFAPYTSAAVRAAGPRMPQ; from the coding sequence ATCGAGGAAGGCATCCGGAGCCGCCATGGACTGGAACTGCAGGGGATCGAACCGGGCGCGGTGGCGTGGAACCTCCCCCCCGCGGCCCTCTACGAGCACGCCATCCGCCGGCGCGAGGGCCACCTGGCGGCCGACGGCCAGCTGGTGGTGGTCACGGTGCCACACACCGGACGATCGCCCCAGGACAAGTTCGTCGTGCGGGAACCGTCCAGCGAGGCCCACATCTGGTGGGGGAGGCACAACCGGCCGATTCCGCCCGAGAACTTCGAGCGGCTGCACCGGCGCCTCCAGGCCTACCTCCGCGGCCGGGACCTGTTCGTCCAGGACCTGTTCGTCTGCGCCGACCCGCGCTACCGCCGGGGCGTGCGGGTCATCACCGAGTACGCCTGGCACAGCCTGTTCGCCCGCACGATGTTCATCGTGCCCGACGAGCGCACCCGCGCCCAGCACACGCCCGAGATCACCGTCATCGACGCGCCCGGCTTCCTGGCCAACCCGGCCGAGGACGGCACCCGCTCGGAGGTGTTCATCCTGCTGCACCCGGCCCGCAAGCTGGTGCTGATCGGCGGCACGACCTATGGCGGGGAGATCAAGAAGTCGGTGTTCACCCTGCTGAACTACCTGCTGCCGCTGGAGGGCGTGCTCTCCATGCACTGCTCGGCCAACCGGGGTCCTGCGGGCGACGTGGCGCTGTTCTTCGGCCTCTCGGGCACGGGGAAGACCACGCTGTCCGTCGACCCCGACCGGGCGCTCATCGGCGACGACGAGCACGGCTGGTCGGACGAGGGGATCTTCAACTTCGAGGGCGGCAGCTACGCCAAGACGATCCGCCTGTCCAAGGAGGGCGAGCCGCAGATCTACCAGGCCACGCACATGTTCGGCACCATCCTCGAGAACGTGGTGATGGATCCCCTGACCCGTCGGCTCGACCTGGACGACGACGCGCTGACCGAGAACACCCGCGCGGCCTTCCCCATCACCTACATGCCGAACGTCTGGCCCGGCGGCGTGGCCGGGCATCCGCGCGCCGTGGTGTTCCTGACCTGCGACGCCTTCGGCGTGATGCCGCCCATCGCGCGCCTGACCCCCGAGCAGGCGATGTACCACTTCCTGACGGGCTACACCGCCATCGTGGCGGGCACCGAGAAGGGCATCACGGAGCCCACCGCCACGTTCTCGGCCTGCTTTGGGGCGCCGTTCATGGCGCAGCGCCCCACGGTCTACGCGCAGATGCTCGGCGAGCGCCTCAGGCGCCATGGGACCACGGTCTGGCTGGTGAACACCGGCTGGAGCGGGGGCGCCCAGGGCGCGGGCGGCGAGCGCATCAAGCTGGCGTACACCCGGGCCATGGTGCGTGCGGCGGTCGCGGGCGTCCTGGACGACGTGCCCGCCACCCCCGATCCGGTCTTCGGCGTGCTGGTGCCCGAGCGCGTGCCGGACGTGCCAGCGGAAATCCTGCATCCGCGGGCGACGTGGGCCGACCCGGCGGCGTACGACGCCAAGGCCCGGGACCTGGTGGCGATGTTCCACCGCGCGTTCGAGGAGTTCGCGCCCTACACCTCGGCGGCGGTGCGGGCCGCCGGGCCGCGCATGCCGCAGTAG
- a CDS encoding histidinol-phosphatase: protein MALIRTAYHTHNRYCDGIGEIAQYAEAAAAAGLGALGVTSHAPLDFPDEAAMRAADLPAYCADVARVRAAWQGRLAVHLGLEFDYIPERHDALWALVAPYPFEFLIGSVHFLGETALGVPWAYDLTRRGFEEGLHRHFAGEVRRLVGAYYERIRGLAAWGGVAIVGHLDRVKKWNAGNRYFREDDAWYVREVEATLHACARADLIVELNTAGWRDAVRSPYPSPWILRRCLALGIRLLVTTDAHSPAQVTDHHQEADALLREVGCTEVAALRDGAWTMVPLDAPP from the coding sequence ATCGCTCTGATCCGGACGGCCTACCACACCCACAACCGCTACTGCGACGGCATCGGCGAGATCGCGCAGTACGCCGAGGCTGCGGCCGCCGCGGGGCTGGGGGCGCTGGGGGTCACCAGCCACGCACCGCTGGACTTTCCCGACGAGGCCGCGATGCGGGCCGCCGACCTGCCGGCCTACTGCGCCGACGTGGCCCGCGTGCGCGCAGCCTGGCAGGGCCGCCTGGCCGTCCACCTGGGGCTGGAGTTCGACTACATCCCCGAGCGCCACGACGCCCTCTGGGCCCTGGTCGCGCCGTACCCGTTCGAGTTCCTCATCGGCTCGGTGCACTTCCTCGGCGAGACCGCCCTGGGAGTTCCGTGGGCGTACGACCTCACCCGGCGCGGCTTCGAGGAGGGGCTGCACCGCCACTTCGCCGGCGAGGTGCGGCGACTGGTCGGCGCCTACTACGAGCGCATCCGGGGACTGGCGGCCTGGGGCGGGGTGGCCATCGTCGGCCACCTGGACCGCGTCAAGAAGTGGAACGCCGGCAACCGCTACTTCCGGGAGGACGACGCCTGGTACGTGCGCGAGGTGGAGGCCACCCTGCACGCCTGCGCGCGGGCCGACCTGATCGTGGAGCTCAACACGGCCGGCTGGCGCGACGCCGTGCGCAGCCCGTACCCGAGCCCGTGGATCCTCCGCCGCTGCCTGGCCCTGGGCATCCGCCTGCTGGTCACCACCGACGCCCACTCCCCGGCCCAGGTGACGGACCACCACCAGGAAGCAGACGCGCTGCTGCGCGAGGTGGGCTGCACCGAGGTGGCCGCTTTGCGCGACGGCGCGTGGACCATGGTGCCGCTGGACGCGCCGCCATGA
- a CDS encoding histidine phosphatase family protein codes for MIDQPPLAPGQTLLYTLRHGLTELNRTKRTGGRLDVPLADEGRRQAEEARQRFAGTALDVVIASSLRRAIETAEIVTGWPRERIVIDDLAVERSFGQMEGLTQDEIRVRFPDVIYVPIDHVRYSLNPPGGESFEALRARARTFLARVLAAYGGKRILVSSHQNFMQQLHGELRGLDPYAALKYDILNLELNQFHLDVDGRLLAHRVYQLCPDAAKYPSF; via the coding sequence ATGATCGACCAACCCCCCCTGGCTCCGGGCCAGACGCTGCTGTACACCCTGCGCCACGGCCTCACCGAGCTGAACCGCACCAAGCGCACGGGCGGCCGCCTGGACGTCCCGCTGGCCGACGAGGGCCGCCGGCAGGCCGAGGAGGCCCGCCAGCGCTTCGCGGGCACGGCCCTGGACGTCGTGATCGCCTCGAGCCTGCGCCGCGCCATCGAGACCGCCGAGATCGTCACCGGGTGGCCGCGCGAGCGCATCGTGATCGACGACCTCGCCGTCGAGCGCAGCTTCGGGCAGATGGAAGGCCTGACCCAGGACGAGATCCGCGTGCGGTTCCCCGACGTGATCTACGTGCCGATCGACCACGTCCGGTACTCCCTCAACCCGCCCGGCGGCGAGTCGTTCGAGGCGCTGCGCGCCCGCGCGCGGACGTTCCTCGCGCGCGTGCTGGCGGCTTATGGGGGCAAGCGCATCCTGGTCTCGTCGCACCAGAACTTCATGCAGCAGCTGCACGGTGAGCTGCGCGGCCTCGACCCCTACGCCGCGCTCAAGTACGACATCCTCAACCTGGAGCTGAACCAGTTCCACCTGGACGTCGATGGCCGACTGCTGGCCCACCGCGTCTACCAGCTCTGCCCCGACGCCGCCAAGTACCCGTCGTTCTGA
- a CDS encoding ATP-dependent 6-phosphofructokinase yields the protein MRRRIGVLTGGGDCPGLNAVIRAVVLSAVRGFGWEVVGVLDGFDGLLHDRTRPLGIEEVRGILAQGGTILGTSNRGNPFAWPVVRNGQVEVVDASPMVLDRLRALDLQALVVIGGDGTLHIAQQLYEMGAPVVGIPKTIDNDIAATDVTFGFDTARLTATEAIDKLHSTAESHHRVMVVETMGRNAGWIALESGIAGGANVVLIPEIPYRLEAVVAAIEDRARRGRPWSIVVAAEGAHPVGGTQVYQDTGGPGRLPRLGGIGQQVAAQLAEATGRETRSLVLGHLQRGGSPTPFDRLLATRFGVRAVECIAAGRLGVMVALRGTEIVDVPLAEAIATPKRVPPDGQLVRTAKALGMSVGT from the coding sequence GTGCGCCGGCGCATCGGCGTCCTAACCGGCGGCGGGGACTGCCCCGGGCTCAACGCGGTCATCCGGGCGGTGGTGCTGTCCGCTGTGCGCGGGTTCGGGTGGGAGGTCGTCGGCGTCCTCGACGGGTTCGACGGCCTGCTCCACGACCGCACGCGCCCGCTGGGCATCGAGGAGGTCCGCGGCATCCTGGCCCAGGGCGGCACGATCCTGGGCACCTCCAACCGTGGCAACCCGTTCGCCTGGCCGGTGGTGCGCAACGGGCAGGTCGAGGTCGTCGACGCGTCCCCCATGGTCCTGGACCGCCTGCGCGCGCTGGACCTCCAGGCCCTGGTCGTCATCGGCGGCGACGGGACCCTGCACATCGCCCAGCAGCTCTACGAGATGGGCGCGCCGGTGGTGGGCATCCCCAAGACCATCGACAACGACATCGCCGCCACCGATGTGACTTTCGGCTTCGACACGGCCCGGCTCACCGCCACCGAGGCGATCGACAAGCTCCACTCCACGGCGGAGAGCCATCACCGCGTCATGGTGGTGGAGACCATGGGCCGCAACGCCGGCTGGATCGCCCTCGAGTCGGGGATCGCCGGCGGCGCCAACGTGGTGCTGATCCCCGAGATCCCCTACCGGCTGGAGGCCGTGGTCGCGGCCATCGAGGACCGTGCGCGGCGCGGGCGGCCGTGGTCGATCGTCGTGGCCGCAGAGGGCGCGCACCCCGTGGGCGGGACGCAGGTGTACCAGGACACCGGCGGCCCCGGCCGGCTGCCGCGGCTGGGCGGCATCGGGCAGCAGGTGGCGGCCCAGCTGGCCGAGGCGACCGGACGCGAGACGCGCTCGCTGGTGCTGGGGCACCTGCAGCGCGGCGGCAGCCCCACCCCCTTCGACCGCCTGCTGGCGACGCGCTTCGGCGTGCGCGCCGTCGAGTGCATCGCCGCCGGACGTCTGGGCGTCATGGTGGCCCTGCGGGGCACCGAGATCGTCGACGTGCCGCTTGCCGAGGCCATCGCCACCCCCAAGCGCGTGCCGCCCGACGGCCAGCTGGTGCGTACGGCGAAGGCGCTGGGGATGTCGGTGGGGACCTGA
- a CDS encoding glucose 1-dehydrogenase produces MGRLDGKVVFITGAGSGMGRAASVRFAREGARVVVAEVAEAAGRETVDEVHAAGGEALFVRTDVSREADVAAAIRAGEAAFGRIDVLYNNAGIFPPEDGSVVDLDEAVWDRVMAVNLKGIYLVCKHGIPALLRAGGGSVINIASFVALVGCTVPQDAYTASKGGVIALTKSLAVQFGPRGIRTNAICPGPIETPLLTEWLLTNPEAKAVRLARIPMGRFGRPDDIVAMALYLASDESSWTNGAVLVVDGGITSNYF; encoded by the coding sequence ATGGGACGGCTGGACGGCAAGGTGGTGTTCATCACCGGTGCAGGGAGCGGCATGGGGCGCGCCGCCTCGGTGCGGTTCGCGCGCGAGGGGGCCAGGGTGGTGGTCGCGGAGGTGGCCGAGGCCGCAGGGCGCGAGACCGTGGACGAGGTGCACGCCGCGGGCGGCGAGGCGCTCTTCGTGCGCACCGACGTCTCGCGCGAGGCGGACGTGGCCGCGGCGATCCGCGCGGGAGAGGCCGCGTTTGGCCGCATCGACGTCCTCTACAACAACGCCGGGATCTTCCCGCCCGAGGACGGCTCGGTCGTCGACCTGGACGAGGCGGTGTGGGACCGGGTGATGGCCGTCAACCTGAAGGGCATCTACCTGGTCTGCAAGCACGGCATCCCGGCGCTGCTGCGCGCGGGCGGCGGGTCGGTGATCAACATCGCGTCGTTCGTGGCGCTGGTGGGGTGCACCGTGCCGCAGGACGCCTACACCGCCAGCAAGGGCGGGGTCATCGCGCTCACCAAGTCGCTGGCCGTGCAGTTCGGCCCCCGGGGCATCCGCACCAACGCCATCTGCCCCGGGCCCATCGAGACGCCACTGCTGACCGAGTGGCTGCTGACCAACCCCGAGGCGAAGGCGGTGCGCCTGGCGCGCATTCCCATGGGGCGCTTCGGCCGGCCCGACGACATCGTGGCGATGGCGCTCTACCTGGCGTCCGACGAGTCGAGCTGGACGAACGGCGCGGTGCTGGTGGTCGACGGCGGGATCACGTCCAACTACTTCTGA
- a CDS encoding ABC transporter substrate-binding protein, with protein MKIVSLLPSATEIVCALGLGDRLVGVSHDCDWPPEVRALPALSQAVVTADRPSAEIDATIRRAVHTGTSVYHLDAAQLAALAPDLILTQELCRVCAPSFTEVRRAARVLAGTPSILSLEPRGLDDILETILDVGQHTGAHTAAAALVGALRARIERVRRLPPPAPRPRVVCLEWLDPLFVAGHWVPEMVEAAGGIDVLGRPRQESFVVDWEQVLDAAPDVVVLMPCGFDIARTRQERHLVTGRPGWDALPAVRAGRVYLTDASAYFNRPGPRIARGVEILAELLRAPGGPLRTEGAESL; from the coding sequence GTGAAGATCGTCTCGCTGCTGCCCAGCGCCACCGAGATCGTCTGCGCGCTCGGCCTGGGCGACCGGTTGGTGGGGGTCTCCCACGACTGCGACTGGCCACCCGAGGTGCGCGCGCTGCCCGCGCTGAGCCAGGCCGTGGTGACCGCCGACCGGCCCAGCGCCGAGATCGACGCCACGATCCGCCGCGCGGTGCACACCGGCACCAGCGTCTACCACCTCGACGCCGCGCAACTCGCCGCGCTTGCGCCCGACCTCATCCTCACGCAGGAGCTCTGCCGGGTGTGCGCGCCGTCGTTCACCGAGGTGCGCCGGGCCGCGCGGGTGCTCGCAGGGACGCCCTCCATCCTCTCGCTGGAGCCGCGCGGTCTGGACGACATTTTGGAGACGATCCTCGACGTCGGCCAGCACACCGGCGCCCACACGGCGGCCGCCGCCCTGGTCGGCGCGCTGCGGGCGCGCATCGAACGGGTCCGCCGGCTGCCGCCGCCCGCACCGCGGCCGCGGGTCGTCTGCCTGGAGTGGCTCGATCCGCTCTTCGTGGCCGGCCACTGGGTGCCCGAGATGGTGGAGGCCGCGGGCGGGATCGACGTGCTGGGACGGCCGCGCCAGGAGTCGTTCGTCGTGGACTGGGAGCAGGTGCTCGATGCCGCGCCCGACGTGGTGGTCCTCATGCCCTGCGGGTTCGACATCGCGCGCACGCGCCAAGAGCGCCACCTGGTGACCGGCCGGCCGGGCTGGGACGCGCTCCCGGCGGTGCGGGCCGGGCGCGTCTACCTCACCGACGCCAGCGCCTACTTCAACCGGCCCGGCCCCCGCATCGCCCGCGGCGTGGAGATCCTGGCCGAGCTCCTGCGGGCACCCGGCGGGCCGTTGCGTACCGAAGGAGCCGAATCGCTCTGA
- a CDS encoding ABC transporter permease, translated as MRLFWPRGALRFWQRNVYIFRRIFPESVAVNFLEPVIYLLAMGFGLGAYLSTIGGLPYLTFVATGLVATAAMFGATFECTYNAYVQMYYEKAYDAVITTPLNVEDVVVGEIAWGATRSVLYGTAFLVVITLFGVVRSPLALLLPPVFFLAGLMFAVIAMTFTAINPNIDYFTFYFALFVTPMFMFSGVFFPLDALPAWVQVAAWLTPLSHVVRVARALALGTADARVLADVAWMLAVTVALFPAPLRLMRRRLIR; from the coding sequence ATGAGGCTCTTCTGGCCCCGGGGCGCCCTGCGGTTCTGGCAACGCAACGTCTACATCTTCCGGCGCATCTTCCCCGAGTCGGTGGCCGTCAACTTCCTCGAGCCGGTCATCTACCTGCTGGCCATGGGGTTCGGGCTGGGCGCCTACCTGAGCACCATCGGCGGCCTGCCCTACCTGACGTTCGTGGCCACGGGCCTAGTGGCCACGGCCGCGATGTTCGGGGCGACGTTCGAGTGCACCTACAACGCCTACGTGCAGATGTACTACGAGAAGGCCTACGACGCCGTCATCACCACTCCCCTGAACGTGGAGGACGTGGTGGTGGGCGAGATCGCCTGGGGCGCGACGCGCAGCGTGCTCTACGGCACCGCCTTCCTGGTGGTCATCACGCTGTTCGGGGTGGTGCGCTCGCCCCTGGCGCTGCTGCTCCCGCCGGTGTTCTTCCTGGCAGGGCTGATGTTCGCGGTCATCGCCATGACGTTCACGGCCATCAACCCCAACATCGACTACTTCACGTTCTACTTCGCCCTGTTCGTCACGCCCATGTTCATGTTCAGCGGCGTCTTCTTCCCCCTGGACGCCCTGCCGGCCTGGGTGCAGGTCGCGGCGTGGCTGACCCCGCTCTCGCACGTCGTGCGCGTGGCGCGGGCGCTGGCGCTGGGCACGGCCGACGCGCGCGTCCTGGCCGACGTCGCCTGGATGCTGGCGGTGACCGTCGCGCTGTTCCCGGCCCCGCTGCGGCTGATGCGCCGCCGGCTGATCCGCTGA